The nucleotide sequence CGCAGTCGTCGGGCGTCTGCCTGCACGTCAACGTGGCGTACGGCTCCAACGCGCACCACACCGTCGAGGCGGTGTTCAAGGCGCTCGGGCGCGCCATGTCCGCGGCGGTGGAACTCGATCCGCGCGTCAAGGGCGTTCCCTCCACGAAGGGGGTTCTCGGGTGAGGGGGCATTCTTGTTGACGCCGGGATCCGCGATCGGCGTGGTGGACTATGGGATGGGGAACCTGCGCAGCGTGAGCAAGGCCCTCGAGTCCCTCGGTTTCCCGACCCTCGTCAGCGGCGATCCGAAGGCGCTTTCCTCCTGTCGAGGGATCGTATTTCCCGGGGTCGGGGCGTTCCGCGACTGCATGGGGAACGTTGTCCGGCAGGGGCTGCTCCCGTTCCTTCGGGAATACCTCGACGAGGGAAGGCCATTCCTCGGCATCTGCGTGGGGATGCAGCTTCTCTTCTCCGGGAGCGAGGAGTTCGGCCGCCACGAGGGGATCGGCTTCTTCCCCGGAAACGTGGTCCGGTTCCCCGGCGACATGCCGGCCCGGGACGGAGGTGTGCTCAAGGTGCCGCACATGGGGTGGAACGAAGTGGAAGTGGTCGGCGATCCCCCGGCCCTCCGCGGAATCCCTTCCGGGACGTACTTCTACTTCGTGCACTCGTACTACGCCGCGCCCGAGAATCCCGGGGACGTGGCGTGCCGTGCGACGTACGGGGTGCCGTTCGCCGCCGCGGTGGGCCGGGGAAACTGCCTCGCCGTCCAGTTTCACCCCGAGAAGAGCCAGGCCGCGGGCCTGCGGCTCCTCGGGAACTTCGGCCGCCTTTGCGCGGAAGCCGCGGGGCTCGAAGGCTACCGTATTCATGAATTGAAGCACTGAGAGGGTACGCCGTGCCGTTCCAGGTCATTCCGGCGATCGATATCCAGGGAGGGAAGGCGGTCCGGCTTCGCCAGGGACGCGCCGAGGACGCCACGGTCTTCTCGGACTCCCCCCTGGAGGTGGCCCGCCGGTTCGTCGCCGCGGGGGCGTCCAGCCTCCACGTGGTGGATCTGGACGGGGCGTTTCTCGGCAAGCCGGTGAACGCGGCGATCATCTGCCGCATCGCCTCCGGGGCGGGCGTGCCGGTCCAGGTGGGAGGGGGCGTGCGGAATTTCGATTCGGCGTCCCGGTACTTCGCCGCGGGCGTGTCCCGCGTGATCCTCGGGACCTCGAT is from Deltaproteobacteria bacterium CG2_30_66_27 and encodes:
- a CDS encoding imidazole glycerol phosphate synthase subunit HisH, giving the protein MGNLRSVSKALESLGFPTLVSGDPKALSSCRGIVFPGVGAFRDCMGNVVRQGLLPFLREYLDEGRPFLGICVGMQLLFSGSEEFGRHEGIGFFPGNVVRFPGDMPARDGGVLKVPHMGWNEVEVVGDPPALRGIPSGTYFYFVHSYYAAPENPGDVACRATYGVPFAAAVGRGNCLAVQFHPEKSQAAGLRLLGNFGRLCAEAAGLEGYRIHELKH